The nucleotide sequence TCAGACTGCCCAGCAGTAGTGTACTATACAGGTGGGTCagctgtaaagaagaaaaaactgatcCATGAGCCGACACTAAAGAAAAGAGTGGGATGAAATCAATACTGGGTTAAGTATGGAGGTCTGTGAGTTTGAACATATTGCCCCAATAGATTTTAACTATTTTccagtagacttttttttttttttccataatgcTTTCTTTTAATGCCTCAACTAGTCACAAGAGCTTTACTAAATATTGCaactattggctgggcatggtggctcacatcagtaatcccagcactttgggaggccaaggcaggcagattgcttgagctcaggagttccagaccagcctgggcaatgtggaaaaaaaccccaactctaaaaaataaaataaaataaaaatacactgggcatggtggtgcacacctgtaatcccagctacttgagaggctgaggtggagggatcacttgagcccgggaggtcgaggctccagtgagccgtgatcatgccactgcactccaccctgggcaacagagcaagaccctatttcaaaaataaataaatattgcacGTCTCTTTTTTTGGCACTAAGGCAGAAGTACATAGACTGATTTCTCCAACTTTGAGCGATCCCAGATGGCTCTACttgaacagaaaagaaattgaaagttCAATCGTGTATAACCCCTTGTAAACAATCTGGGGGGAAAATGGTTAGGTTCTGGCTGGTGATATTTTACTTCAATGAGGTCATGTAGCACAgtgaaaacaacaaataattcaaCATTAGGGAGACTTGGGATCTGATCCCATTTTTGCCATTGGTTAAACAACAAGCAAGTTTACTCGGCTTGCTGCAGGCTTGCGTCCTCATGCATGAAATGGACTAAACAATCTCCACATTATTAATGCTTTACGACTCTGCTTTCCAAAAATGGAAATGCATTTGAAGACAATACCAGGCCCTTGAAAATGAAGGGGGGAGGGTAAGAAACAAGCTGCAACAGAGAATAGTATCAAGCTTTTAAAGAAACAAGTTAATAGCAAAGCCAGAGGCCTTTACAGTGTCTATGCCCTTTCAGCTTGAATGCCAGCACTGGCTGTACCGACAGAAGACTTGCATGACCTTTTCCTGAAATAAGCCTTCCTCTCCTAGCAACTCAGTATCATGGGTACATTTTTCCAGGTACACTAGAGTTGGGTACTGGTCTAGAGCTGCAccgtccaatacagtagccacaaGCCACATGGGGCTGTTGGGCACTTGAAAATGTGCCCAGTTGGAAGTAAGATGTACTGTAAGTGTAACATACACACGGGAATTTGAAGacggtaccaaaaaaaaaaaaaaaagggatataaaatattcagcattgatattgatattgattgaaataatattttggacgCACTGGATTAAACAGaatatactattaaaattaacTCCACTCGCTTCTTTATGCATTTGCTAATACGACTACTAGAAAAATTCAGCATACATATGTGGcttgtattatatttctattggacggCGCTACTCTAGATATCAGAATCTAGAAAGTGACTGAGATTCAAACTCTTCAATGAAGCACTTTTTAAATACTCTACTGGGAAGTTGATTCCACTCACTGCTCTGCTGCCGTGGCGGTCCTGACTTTCCAAGGCCATGCCCAGAGCGCGGCACACGTGGCTCTCTCACAGGCAGGCCTGCACGGCGGGCGGCAGTGGAGGAGGTTACCCTGGGTCGCTGACGCCAAGGGAGGCCAAGCGACCCACCCCACACTTCTGAGCCCCGCCGGGGGAAGTCCCCGGGCGTGGAAACAGGCGGTGCGCCGGCCGTTCGCAGCTGCTGAGCCCGCGCGCCCGCACCCGCCTGGGCGCAGCCCGGGACAGCGACGCGCTTCCTGCCCGGGAAGGGCCCGAGCGCAGGGCCGGCTATAGCGGTCCCGCAGCTGCCTGCTTCGATTTTAGCACTCCCGCTCCCAAGAGGGAGTAACGCGTCCTTCTGTCCCTCTTAGGGcttgaaatgtaaattattcGTATCAGGGGAATGTGTGTTTCAAAAAGCAAGCTGGACAAGAACGGACGGGTAATCCTCGCCAAATTCTTCTATTTAACCCTCACCATTAAAAGTCTGAGGCCTGAAAAACCTCTTGACCGGAAAGATACCAACTCCACAGGTGACTGGGATCAGGATCTACGACAAAAATGAACAGCATTCCAAATTCACTAATTTCTAAGAGTATTTAGACAGTAGaaaattattaattctttttattagCTCAATACTTTGTTCATTCAGCATTCAGTATTCTCTCCAGTTAATTTTAATAGCAAATCACCATTTTCTAAAATGACTTAAATGGGTTCAATCAAGTAGGAGAATGAATCCAAGGGAAACCACTGACTCAGATATAAAATGTGCCTTACATCATACTGCAAACATCAAACAATGAAGAATCTAGGTttcaaatttatacatatatatatctcaagtctttttttttttttttttttttttgacggagtcttgctctgtcacccaggctggagtgcagtggccggatctcagctcactgcaagctccgcctcccgggttcacgccattctcctgcctcagcctccggagtagctgggactacaggcgcccgccacctcgcccggctaagtttttgtatttttagtagagacggggtttcactgtgttagccaggatggtctcgatctcctgacctcgtgatccgcccgtctcggcctcccaaagtgctgggattacaggcttgagccaccgcgcccggcctatatctCAAGTCTTACCCTCAAGGTAAGATAGGAAAGTGGGAAATGCTGTCTGCTCACTGGCATTCCATATTCACTGTAATTTCTAGATTTCCAAGATACATCTATCTAGCAGAGGTGATTTGTCAAGTCTGAGGTTTTCCACCTCCACCCCCATAGCAATGGGGCTGACGTTCACGCTCTGCAGGTCCTCATCAGCATTCATGGCACCCCAACAGATAACCCCATTAAACTCTCTCCGACTCAAGTAAACACTTCACAACGTAAGAAGGTGAGAAAGACATTATTACTGAAATAAACCTGAAAGTTGCTCTAAATCTATAGAAAAAGTGCAACACTCACAAATATAAATACCATTACACACTATTTGTAAGATCCCTcataaataaatgactatgttataGCTCAGAACTGCAACAGAACTCCCACCACCAAATGTTGTGGTAGTGTAAGGACCATTGTTATTTTCACTTACAAATATTCCTGAGAGGTCATATTTTAAGCGGCTAAAAACTGATACAAGCTGTTCATTCTTTCAGGGATAAGGTGACaaccagcaagagaaaaaaatgaggtaaTGCACTCCAGAGAGTAAGGAAGTCTCTCGGAAGAGGAGGGCTGTGGTGACGATCAGAGCCCACAGACGTCCAAAAATGTGACTTGGCTGGGCCTAACAGAGGGGAGCAGctcttctaaaaacaaaatcaccCCCTGGAAATTATGTTGGTTGGTTCCTTGGGATATCTACCGTTCTTTTTCAAGTTATTTACTTGCTCGTTACCACCAGTCCCAGCTTTCTTGGGAGACATAAACATATTTGGGGAATGGAAATAAAGTGCTTGCTGCCACAGACCAGGCCAGTAAGATAAGAAGATAAAGAGTttctagagtttttattattCAGTTTCAATTCAGGTACCTGAAAGAAGGTTCTAGTCTGTTACTCTGACACAGCACAAGATCAGTAGTTTATTCCGATGAAGTATCCCACCCAAATGAAAGCATAACATGCAAGTAGTCATTTATTTCAATCACTCCTATTTGAAGGTCCTTATTTTTGGAGAACAGCCAGGCATTTTATTATCCactctttccattccttaaagGCTTCCACGGGTTTCGGTAAATTCCCATTACCCTCACGACTGTGTTCTGGAGTTGCTCCAGGTGTGCCAGAAGATTCGTCATCAATCCACCTCACCAGTGCCTGGAAAAACAGGAAAGATGCGCATTTCAACAAACCACAGCAAAATACTATCAGGCAAGAGAATAGCATTGGCCTCTAGATCATAGAGTGACATCTTACCCCACAAAGATGCTGCATTTGATAATGATGGTGTGAATATGAAATAATGCTTATGATATACCGAGTGAAATGGCGCATACCAAATATACACAGAATTACAAATGATGTCAAAAGTATGCattgaaaaaagatgaaaaagaaatatactcaTTCTTACACTTTGTTACTAGCATGATAGGATTTTTTCTCAACTTGCTAAATATTCCACAAggcattatattaattttttgtttttttgtttttttgttttttgagacggagtcttgctctgtcgcccaggctgtaggctggagcgcagtggtgaaatctcggctcactacaagctccacctcccaggttcacgccattctcctgcctcggcctcccgagtagctgggactacaggcgcccgccaccacgcccagctaattttttgtatttttagtagagacagggtttcaccgtgttagccaggatggtctcaatctcctgacctcgtgatccgcccgcctctgcctcccaaagtgcagggattacaggcatgagccaccgcgcccggccggcattgTATTAATTTGACAtgtacgtatatacatatataagtgtaCACATAGGGATGGATAGACATATGTATGTGAAAACACGTGTGTAGACATTTCTGTGCAGTCACCTGAATGCGCAGTCACATCCATGAGTAGCCACATGAATGTATATTGATGTTTGTAGGCATGtgtgggcacacacacacgcatactcaGATTAGgtactttccttcttcctttttaaagaaaatcattttttcctcctaatgaACATCATACCTCTGTCCCATATTGGAAAGATAAATCTTGTCCACACACTTATAgggtttaaaaaatgaactttggccaggcgtggtggctcacgcccgtaatcccagcactttgggaggccgaggcgggcagatcacaaggtcaggagatcgagatcatcctggctaacacggtgaaaccccatctctactaaacaaaatacaaaaaattagcctggcgtggtggtggacgcctgtagtcccggctactcgggaggctgaggcaggagaatggcgtgaagccaggaggcagagcttgcaatgagccaagattgtgccactgcactccagcctgggcaacagagagagactccgtctcaaaaaaaaaaatgaactttgccacacatatcaatatttattctgttttgcAAAGTCAAACTCTCTTGCCCTTTgccacacatatcaatatttaTTCTGTTCTGCAAAGTCAAACTCTCTTGCCCTAAATGGAAGAGAAGCAGGGAAACTTCTACTATTTCTCATAGAACTGTAAGCATAAATCACTCAAAGGCAAGCTGAAGTTTTTAAGAAGGGCATTTCTTCGCATGTTTTTAAACCACAGCTTCCTGCTTATCTTTACACTAATTTCCTCTGATAAATTATAACTCTAGAGAAGGATATAATAGAAACATCAGTTTGCTACTCAGATAACCACTTTCCCCTCTTTACACTGTCCACCCCGCAACTTACTTTGTATCTTTCTACAATGCTGAAGCCAACAGCACACTGCAACTTGCGCAAACAGATAGGGCAAAGGTTTAGAGGGCGCCGGTCAGCTTCTTCCAAGTGGTTGGAGCCTTGCATTAGGCATGCCAGCCACTGGCAGTGTCGCAGTCCAAATATGTGTCCGATCTCATGGGTTAAAGTCTGCAAGACAATCATGTTGAGGCTTTATAAGACCACCATCACATTAAGCTACAcgtctcttctttttcttgcttttccagGAAACACAGGAATCAACTCCCTTAGTATTATCACCGAAACTTCACCCCGTCCAGACCTTCAAAGACTTAATAATCCCTCATCTCCCCAAATGTCTTACTGCCTTTCTGCTATAGACTTCCTCAACCTCAACACCGCTGACATGTTGGACCGACAATACCAGGTTgtgggaggctgtcctgtgcCCTGCACAATACTTTGCAGCATCCCTggctctacccactagatgccaacaGAACTCCCTCCCTGATGGTgaaaatcaaaaatgtctccagacattgctaatATTCCCTGGATGGcaaaatcacccctggttgagaactCTTAATCTAGACTAGGGTACTCGTTGTAATTCAGATTCTGGGGCCCTTCCCCTAGAGATGCTGATTTCAGTAGGTCTGGGAGAAAGGGGGCTTGATGTGCATGCTAATGAGAACATCAGGTGGCAATGACACAGGGGGTAGTTCTAAGAGGCGTAGCTCTCAAACCCCAACAAATAGTACAGGTGAAAGCAGAATTTCTCTAGCTGAAGGAAAAGCTCATCTCTCTGGCTATGGAAAAAGGGGAGATAGGCTTTCCACAAAAGCGAGCTGGGGATATCAGGAACTGCCAGGACAACTACAGTCAAGGGTAGCCTGGAGCCCAGGGCAGGAAGGCCCATGCTCCCAGAGAGGCCAGAAAGCAGAGGTCCTCCAAAGGCCTGGGGAAGGCAGCTTTGCCCAATGACCACAGTAGCTTGAAAAAGTAGGTCACCCAGTAACACCAGAATTCAGGAATTACACTAACAGCATGTGGGTACAGCCAAGGCTGCCTGTAACTAGTAGTACAAAAAACTGGCACTGATACTGTAAATTTCAATATTAAGGTATccatttaaattgttttactgATCATTTCAGTCAAGTACTATGCACCAAAATTATACAAATGATACAAACTCATTTATAATATTACCTTAAGGACTGACAATATACAATTTATGGAACTAAGATCTCTTTTAAAGAATCGTCCTGTTGGATTTTTTTAGTAACTTACCTTACAGGATCGAAGTAGTAAAACACTAGTTATTTCTGGAATATAATAGTTGTTGAAAATTGAATAGTCACTTGAAGATGTTTTTTTGAGCTTCTTCACTTTGCCTTCATAGCGCATGCTATAAAAATCACTGCCATACCTGGCAAAGCTGAATATCCCCACACCTACAAAAGAGGACAAGCAGCGACAGAATGAGAGTAAGGTCCCTGAGGAAAGACCAAAGAAAGAAGAGCCTGCTGGCCCATCTGGCCAGTGAGTACACCTCTGTGTCACTGTGTCCCCATCATCTGATACACTTATGGTTTGCCACCAAAAAGAAAGACTTTTGCCCCAGATTTCCCTATCAAAATCTTTTGCTGCTATTCACTTTGCCTTGCCCTGTAAAACTTAATGGACTTGAGGTGAAATACTGGAGAAACTGAAGTTTCAGAGAGTCTTTTCCCACAAAAGAAGTCTTTTTCTGAAAGTAGCAAGTACTCCAAATCACGTACTCAAAGAGGAATCATAAAAAATAACCACttgggttgggcgtggtggctcacacttgtaatcccaggactttgggaggccgaggcaggtaaatcacctgacgtcaggagttcaagaccagactggctaacatggtgaaaccctgtctctacaaaaatacaaaaattagccaggcatgatggcaggtgcctgtaatccaagctactcaggaggctgaggcgggagaatggcttgaatctaggaggcagagttgcagtgagccgagatcgcaccattgcactctggcctgacgacagagcgagacttcgtctcaaaaaaaaaaaaaaaaaaaatcacatgaacaATAGGCAGTCATGATTTCACTCTTTAAGGACACACTAAACAGATCTGTTACACGTGTGTCTGGAGGGGTTGCTGGCCTTCCCTCACGCAGCACTGACTGAAGACAACCGCCCTGATGTCTTCAAGACCATGCTTTAAACCACGGCTTTAGACAGAATaaccccttcccctgccccacccccaccccctttttAAAGAACAGCCCAACTCTATTATGTCTCTAGTGTGTGGTGACCAGAATAAATACCCTTGTAACTGACTTCCTGTGTTACATTTAGAGTTATATCAACCATCTCTGCAAGCACAGAGAACACGGTTTGCTACATAACTCACTCTACAGGGTACTGCTTCATAATTCGACTTGTTTACATGATCACTTTTATTTATGTCTCTcgttcagtttttattttaaagtactactttttttttttttttttgagacagtcttgctctgtagcccaggctggagtgcagaggcgcaatctcggctcactgcaagctccacctccagggttcacaccattctcctgcctcagcctcctgagtaggggggactacaggcatccaccaccacgcccagctaatttttttttttttgtatttttagtaaagacggggtttcaccgtggtctcaatctcccgaccttgtgatctgcccgcctcggcctcccaaagtgctgggattacaggcgtgagccaccatgtctggccaagtaatacatttttaaagaaaataaactcataGATTTGTCCAATCTAATTTGATTCAAAAACAACTTATTCGCCTCCCTTTACCCAGAAAGTGTAGACTGATATTAGAAAATTAGGGAAAAAAGCATTCTGGAAGTTAAGAAAACACTAAATCTATTCATGTATCACAAGTAACCCCCTCTGGCCAATCAAGTGTGAGCATATCTCACTACAGTAATACTTTCAGCAAGGACACTTCTTTCTTCCAATAATCCTACAAACagaagattattttcttttatagtcaATGCgtcccaatttaaaaatatgaatcttTGTAAACTTGGAGAAAACAAGACCACTGTGTTAAGATACTGTCACTGTGTAATCCTGCTACTTTTCTATGTCAATCTTTCATGTCATGTAATATTTaagaaacttacaaaaaaaaagaattaaagtaaaAACCGTTTGGGGAAATGTTTCCTGACCTCCTCAAATATGTAAGATAAATCAGCTAGCAATATCTAGATAAACGAacatgtggttttaaaatttttttttagctgggtgtggtgactcacacctgtaatcaaagcactttgggaggctgaggcaggaggatcacttcagcccaggagttcgagatgagcttgagcaacacagggagatcccatctcgacaaaaaaaaacaaacaaaaaaaaacagccgggtgtggtggtcctgtggtaccagctactcgggtggctgaggcaggaggatcccttcagcctaggaggttgagattgcagtgagccatgattacaccactgcactccagcccgggtgacagagggagcccctgtctcaaaagaaaaataaaaggtagataaaattatttttcaatgtttccATCTCTATCAGgttaataataaaagagaaaacatatgataaaaagctACCGCACACCACCAAAGTCAGTAACAGAGTAGTGACCCACGTCTCCAAGAATGCATGTTGGTAGGGCCATGGGGGGCTACAAGGAACCTCACATAAAtggagaataaagaataaaagaataggTGGGAAGAGATTCCATAACCCTACAGCCCCCAACTCTAGTAGAAACATTTGTACCAAAAAGTTTACCACCCCCCACAAATCCTAAAGCTAATATAACATCCAGACAGACCATAAACTCTAAGGATATTCCCTGTACATACTCCCCATCCCCAGAACACTAATAAACCACTCCCCTTGGGGGGCCTTTTCCCTTTCAAGTCTGTCTTGGATTCTTGGGAGTGAAGTTAGGGAGGTAAGAGCAAAaatgaaggggaggggagaaggtaAGTAGgaagatgacaaaaaaaaaaaagttaaaaatataaccGGTTTCCGGAACCTTTCCCATCCCCAATATTACCATGCAGAGTTCCTAATGAGTCAAGGTTTATTACATATCTCAAATCAAAGATGgaagttttgactttttaaattaaaaaacaaacatcgTAGGATGAGAAAGAAGTATACACTTACTCTATAGCTCTTCTATCTGTGCAAGATGattatgaaaaaaactgaaaaacaattagCAAGATTTTCACATCCATTAATAATAGCTCAAACTGTAAATGGTTTAATTCACCTTGCTACTGAATTACTGACATTTACTAGCTGTTATGCTGAATGCCTATATATATGACAGgcctatatatactttttttttttttgagacagggtctcactttattgcccaggctggagtatactggtgtgatcatggctcactgcagcctcaacctcctgggctcaagcaatcctctcacctcagcctcctgagtagctaggactacaggtatatggcaccaaacccagctaatttagttttttttatttttatttttttgtagacatgtggtctatgttgtccaggtttaTACACACTTTTTATGTATAGGCACTTTTATGTAAATTATCTCCAAATCACTCCATGATGTGGATATTGTTACCTTTAAGGTCATGTACATAGTGAACGGCCAACTGAAACCCAGATTATCAGAATCTACCAACAGCACGCTTCCCATTATGGCATAatgtctcaactgaaaatactatacagttttaaatatcaaaacgattcttggttggaatttttttccctcttttaacATCTTCAAATATTCTCAAGTTGAAGAAGCTTCTAACAACAACGCCAAAAAAGGAATACCATCTGTCAGAGAGGCCTGTCCAAAGACAAAATTCCACGAGTCTCTTGGGTAAAGATCAATCATTGTTATGCCCACAATACAGAAGGCATCTTcaggtttcttctttttcaagaactTCAGAATGTCccctatttaaaaagaaatacataaatgtatgagtgtatattatatacatatgctTCCTTTACTCGGTTTAAATTGCAAAGTTGTGTAATTCACCTGCATGAATCTGTAGGTTTTGTGTGTTCTCATTGACTCTAAAGGAACACCTTGTTGCGGAAACAGGAACTGGTTCTAGGAGTTTTACTCTCAAGCCATAGAAATATGCTTTACAGTAGCCCGTGAGCCATTTAATATATTCTTCACTGATAATTCTGGTGTTTCCTAGAGAGCCTATAATATggaagaacatttaaaaacagactttaagatgATTATTCAGTGTTTACCCAGTCTATGAGTAAGAGGAttcaaattagaaacaaaaccaaCTAAATTTTCAATACACCTTTATCATTCATTGGTGTTGctatgaattaaaaacaaataaaatgttatcttttaagtCAGTTTGGCTACAAAACTTGTACCATTGCAATGATATCAAAAATGATCCTAAAACGGCCCATCTGAATCAGACCAATAGCCCGGACTATTCCTGACAACAGCGCCATCGCAAAACCGAACCAAAACCAGCACATTACCAGTATTTACCAATGGCCTGTATATAAATGCTGCGTTTGTCTGGAGAGGGTGTCTTTCTGTAAGGATCACTGAAGAACTGTTCAAAGTCTTGGGGGGCCTCAGGGTGGGAGGTGATCCAATCTGATGGAGAATGCAAGGTAATCGGCCCAAAGAGATCACTGGCTGGCTGGAAGGCTTCATTCATTAAACGCTGTTCCCCAGCATCTAATTTCTCATACTGTGACACAAGCACTGGGTTCTTTGAGATGAGAGCTGTTTTTAGGGTCTGTTCAGAGTGTCGTATTATTTGCATCtaacaaaaaaacacaagtagtcaaatataaaaatgcatatcCATATTGGGGACTTTACCTAACCTCCATATACAGCTCTGATTTCTCCCTAGAGTGAAATGACTGACTGATAATGCTTTAGAGTGGTCA is from Macaca thibetana thibetana isolate TM-01 chromosome 16, ASM2454274v1, whole genome shotgun sequence and encodes:
- the AMZ2 gene encoding archaemetzincin-2 isoform X2, whose amino-acid sequence is MQIIRHSEQTLKTALISKNPVLVSQYEKLDAGEQRLMNEAFQPASDLFGPITLHSPSDWITSHPEAPQDFEQFFSDPYRKTPSPDKRSIYIQAIGSLGNTRIISEEYIKWLTGYCKAYFYGLRVKLLEPVPVSATRCSFRVNENTQNLQIHAGDILKFLKKKKPEDAFCIVGITMIDLYPRDSWNFVFGQASLTDGVGIFSFARYGSDFYSMRYEGKVKKLKKTSSSDYSIFNNYYIPEITSVLLLRSCKTLTHEIGHIFGLRHCQWLACLMQGSNHLEEADRRPLNLCPICLRKLQCAVGFSIVERYKALVRWIDDESSGTPGATPEHSREGNGNLPKPVEAFKEWKEWIIKCLAVLQK
- the AMZ2 gene encoding archaemetzincin-2 isoform X3; its protein translation is MKPSSQPVISLGRLPCILHQIGSPPTLRPPKTLNSSSVILTERHPLQTNAAFIYRPLVNTGSLGNTRIISEEYIKWLTGYCKAYFYGLRVKLLEPVPVSATRCSFRVNENTQNLQIHAGDILKFLKKKKPEDAFCIVGITMIDLYPRDSWNFVFGQASLTDGVGIFSFARYGSDFYSMRYEGKVKKLKKTSSSDYSIFNNYYIPEITSVLLLRSCKTLTHEIGHIFGLRHCQWLACLMQGSNHLEEADRRPLNLCPICLRKLQCAVGFSIVERYKALVRWIDDESSGTPGATPEHSREGNGNLPKPVEAFKEWKEWIIKCLAVLQK
- the AMZ2 gene encoding archaemetzincin-2 isoform X1, giving the protein MTPIIRRRWKTTTTTTPVTARKAASGAIVPTAALQMQIIRHSEQTLKTALISKNPVLVSQYEKLDAGEQRLMNEAFQPASDLFGPITLHSPSDWITSHPEAPQDFEQFFSDPYRKTPSPDKRSIYIQAIGSLGNTRIISEEYIKWLTGYCKAYFYGLRVKLLEPVPVSATRCSFRVNENTQNLQIHAGDILKFLKKKKPEDAFCIVGITMIDLYPRDSWNFVFGQASLTDGVGIFSFARYGSDFYSMRYEGKVKKLKKTSSSDYSIFNNYYIPEITSVLLLRSCKTLTHEIGHIFGLRHCQWLACLMQGSNHLEEADRRPLNLCPICLRKLQCAVGFSIVERYKALVRWIDDESSGTPGATPEHSREGNGNLPKPVEAFKEWKEWIIKCLAVLQK